One genomic segment of Streptomyces niveus includes these proteins:
- a CDS encoding GTP-binding protein, protein MDFASSSGGAARSTTSAKIVVAGGFGVGKTTFVGAVSEINPLRTEAVMTSASAGIDDLTHTGDKTTTTVAMDFGRITLDQDLILYLFGTPGQDRFWFMWDDLVRGAIGAVVLVDTRRLADCFPAVDYFENSGLPFVIALNGFDGHQPYTPDEVREALQIGPDTPIITTDARHRADAKSGLITLVEHALMARLR, encoded by the coding sequence GTGGACTTCGCAAGCTCTAGCGGCGGTGCAGCCCGCTCAACCACCAGCGCGAAGATCGTGGTGGCGGGCGGATTCGGCGTGGGCAAGACCACGTTCGTCGGCGCCGTCTCGGAGATCAACCCGCTGCGTACCGAAGCCGTCATGACCAGCGCCTCCGCCGGCATCGACGACCTCACCCACACCGGAGACAAGACCACCACCACCGTGGCCATGGACTTCGGCCGCATCACCCTCGACCAGGACCTGATCCTCTACCTGTTCGGCACCCCCGGACAGGACCGCTTCTGGTTCATGTGGGACGACCTCGTACGCGGCGCCATCGGCGCCGTCGTCCTCGTCGACACCCGCCGCCTCGCCGACTGCTTCCCCGCCGTCGACTACTTCGAAAACTCCGGACTCCCCTTCGTCATCGCCCTCAACGGCTTCGACGGACACCAGCCCTACACCCCGGACGAGGTACGCGAAGCACTTCAGATCGGGCCCGACACCCCCATCATCACCACCGACGCCCGCCACCGCGCCGACGCCAAGAGCGGACTCATCACCCTCGTCGAACACGCACTCATGGCGCGACTTCGCTGA
- a CDS encoding acyl-CoA carboxylase subunit epsilon, giving the protein MNKPADNSLLRVEKGHAGPEELAAITAVLMARAAARSDADAATAHRGRSTAGWRRLERTPGFRAPHSWQG; this is encoded by the coding sequence ATGAACAAGCCCGCCGACAACTCCCTGCTCCGCGTCGAGAAGGGGCACGCCGGCCCCGAGGAACTGGCCGCCATCACCGCCGTCCTCATGGCGCGCGCCGCGGCCCGCTCCGACGCCGACGCCGCCACGGCCCACCGGGGCCGCTCCACGGCCGGCTGGCGCCGCCTGGAGCGCACGCCGGGCTTCCGGGCCCCGCACAGCTGGCAGGGCTGA
- a CDS encoding acyl-CoA carboxylase subunit beta gives MTVVDQTPSEPVDARGRVAELHSLRGQALSGPSDRATEAQHAKGKLTARERIALLLDEGSFREVEQLRRHRATGFGLEAKKPYTDGVITGWGTVDGRTVFVYAHDFRIFGGALGEAHATKIHKIMDMAISAGAPLVSLNDGAGARIQEGVSALAGYGGIFQRNTRASGVIPQISVMLGPCAGGAAYSPALTDFVFMVRETSQMFITGPDVVKAVTGEEITQNGLGGADVHAETSGVAHFAYDDEETCIAEVRYLLAMLPSNNRENPPATESEDPADRRSDVLLDLVPADGNRPYDMRKVIEELVDDGDFLEIHERWATNIICALSRLDGRVVGVVANQPQSLAGVLDIEASEKAARFVQMCDAFNIPIITLLDVPGFLPGVDQEHGGIIRHGAKLLYAYCNATVPRISLILRKAYGGAYIVMDSQSIGADLTYAWPTNEIAVMGAEGAANVIFRKQIAEAEDPEAMRVRMVKEYKAELMHPYYAAERGLVDDVIDPAETREVLVSALAMLRTKHADLPSRKHGNPPQ, from the coding sequence ATGACCGTTGTGGACCAGACGCCGAGTGAGCCCGTCGACGCCCGTGGGCGCGTGGCCGAGCTGCACTCGCTGCGGGGGCAGGCGCTGAGCGGACCGAGCGACCGCGCGACCGAGGCGCAGCACGCCAAGGGCAAGCTGACCGCCCGCGAGCGCATCGCGCTGCTGCTCGACGAGGGCTCGTTCCGGGAGGTCGAGCAGCTGCGCAGGCACCGGGCGACCGGGTTCGGCCTGGAGGCGAAGAAGCCGTACACGGACGGGGTGATCACCGGCTGGGGGACGGTCGACGGCCGCACGGTGTTCGTGTACGCGCACGACTTCCGGATCTTCGGCGGCGCCCTCGGTGAGGCGCACGCCACCAAGATCCACAAGATCATGGACATGGCCATCTCGGCCGGTGCCCCGCTCGTCTCGCTCAACGACGGCGCGGGCGCGCGTATCCAGGAGGGCGTCTCCGCCCTCGCGGGTTACGGCGGCATCTTCCAGCGCAACACCAGGGCCTCGGGCGTCATCCCGCAGATCAGCGTGATGCTCGGCCCGTGCGCCGGCGGCGCCGCCTACAGCCCCGCCCTGACCGACTTCGTGTTCATGGTCCGTGAGACGTCGCAGATGTTCATCACCGGCCCCGACGTCGTCAAGGCGGTCACCGGCGAGGAGATCACCCAGAACGGACTCGGCGGCGCGGACGTGCACGCCGAGACGTCGGGCGTCGCGCACTTCGCGTACGACGACGAGGAGACCTGCATCGCCGAGGTCCGCTACCTCCTGGCGATGCTCCCCTCCAACAACCGCGAGAACCCGCCCGCCACCGAGTCCGAGGACCCGGCCGACCGCCGCTCCGACGTACTCCTGGACCTGGTCCCCGCGGACGGCAACCGCCCCTACGACATGCGCAAGGTCATCGAGGAACTCGTCGACGACGGCGACTTCCTGGAGATCCACGAGCGCTGGGCCACCAACATCATCTGCGCGCTGTCCCGGCTCGACGGCCGCGTGGTGGGTGTCGTCGCCAACCAGCCGCAGTCACTGGCGGGTGTCCTGGACATCGAGGCGTCCGAAAAGGCCGCGCGCTTCGTCCAGATGTGCGACGCCTTCAACATCCCGATCATCACACTCCTGGACGTACCCGGCTTCCTGCCCGGCGTCGACCAGGAGCACGGCGGCATCATCCGCCACGGCGCCAAGCTGCTCTACGCGTACTGCAACGCCACCGTCCCGCGGATCTCGCTCATCCTGCGCAAGGCGTACGGGGGTGCTTACATCGTCATGGACTCCCAGTCCATCGGCGCCGACCTCACCTACGCCTGGCCCACCAACGAGATCGCGGTGATGGGCGCGGAAGGCGCCGCCAACGTCATCTTCCGCAAGCAGATCGCCGAGGCCGAGGACCCAGAGGCCATGCGCGTACGCATGGTCAAGGAGTACAAGGCCGAGCTGATGCACCCCTACTACGCGGCGGAGCGCGGTCTGGTCGACGACGTCATCGACCCGGCCGAGACCCGCGAGGTCCTCGTCTCGGCCCTCGCGATGCTCCGTACGAAGCACGCCGACCTGCCGTCCCGCAAGCACGGTAACCCGCCGCAGTGA
- a CDS encoding glycoside hydrolase family 64 protein → MFLTGTAAAATALTYPAWGSALSPRAAAAAETCEIALVNKSLPGSVNAYVTGHEQGTDRWVLLRADGSVYKPESPAEANTPLPVDCAIPLNAAGGAAVTLTLPQMFGARVYFVRDDTLDFFLNPGPSLVEPAFASEGDPNYGRTWSFCEFTFNPQQLYSNISYVDLVTALPIGITLEGDAKHEVAPLPEGALQKIADGLTAQAAADGQPWDKLITRGSDGQVLRVIAPQNAMAPYFDKPDEMPFRDVFDGYIDQVWQKYAGEDLKIDLQGGRGVLAGRVSGDTLTFAGGHTFSKPSSKDIFTCNHGPFTNNPGDSDDKKALLARLAAGFNRSTLLTHPDQPNGANAADYYKDPSTNHWARVLHANTPIGYAFPYDDVRPDGEPDVSGAAHDGNPVRFTVSVGS, encoded by the coding sequence ATGTTTCTGACCGGCACGGCCGCGGCGGCCACGGCGCTCACCTACCCCGCCTGGGGAAGCGCTCTCAGCCCCCGTGCGGCGGCCGCCGCCGAGACCTGTGAAATCGCCCTGGTGAACAAGTCGTTGCCCGGTTCGGTCAACGCGTACGTCACCGGCCACGAGCAGGGCACCGACCGCTGGGTGCTGCTCCGTGCCGACGGCTCCGTGTACAAGCCCGAGTCGCCCGCCGAGGCAAACACCCCGCTGCCGGTCGACTGCGCCATTCCGCTGAACGCGGCGGGCGGCGCCGCGGTGACGCTGACGCTGCCTCAGATGTTCGGCGCGCGCGTCTACTTCGTACGCGACGACACCCTGGACTTCTTCCTGAACCCGGGGCCGTCGCTGGTCGAGCCGGCGTTCGCGAGCGAGGGTGACCCCAACTACGGCCGCACGTGGTCGTTCTGCGAGTTCACCTTCAACCCGCAGCAGCTGTACTCCAACATCAGCTACGTCGACCTGGTGACGGCGCTGCCCATCGGGATCACGCTGGAGGGCGACGCCAAGCACGAGGTCGCCCCACTGCCCGAGGGCGCGCTCCAGAAGATCGCCGACGGTCTGACCGCGCAGGCCGCGGCGGACGGGCAGCCGTGGGACAAGCTGATCACGCGCGGCTCCGACGGTCAGGTCCTGCGGGTGATCGCACCGCAGAACGCCATGGCGCCGTACTTCGACAAGCCCGACGAGATGCCCTTCAGGGACGTCTTCGACGGCTACATCGACCAGGTCTGGCAGAAGTACGCCGGCGAGGACCTCAAGATCGACCTCCAGGGCGGTCGCGGCGTGCTGGCCGGCCGGGTCAGCGGCGACACGCTCACCTTCGCGGGCGGCCACACCTTCTCCAAGCCGTCCTCGAAGGACATCTTCACCTGCAACCACGGCCCCTTCACCAACAACCCGGGCGACTCGGACGACAAGAAGGCGCTCCTCGCGCGGCTGGCGGCCGGATTCAACCGCTCGACGCTGCTCACCCACCCCGACCAGCCGAACGGCGCCAACGCGGCGGACTACTACAAGGACCCGTCCACCAATCACTGGGCGCGGGTGCTGCACGCGAACACCCCGATCGGGTACGCGTTCCCGTACGACGACGTACGGCCGGACGGCGAGCCGGACGTCTCGGGCGCGGCGCACGACGGGAACCCGGTGCGCTTCACCGTGTCGGTCGGCTCCTGA
- a CDS encoding YceI family protein, with protein MSLFSRKSETGSTATATEVNPELAALTGEYTIDPTHSSISFQVRHAMVTNVRGTFGKHEGTLSLDGSKPENSSASIDVEIESIDTGAPDRDGHLRSADFFDVETFPKMTFRSTGAEQVGGDEYRITGDLTIKDVTKPLTIDLEFHGKATDPYGNERVGFEGGTTISRSDWGLTWNAALETGGVVVSDKVKLLFDISAIKNKPEAV; from the coding sequence ATGTCACTTTTCAGCCGCAAGTCCGAGACCGGCTCCACCGCCACCGCCACCGAGGTCAACCCCGAGCTGGCCGCGCTGACCGGTGAATACACCATCGACCCCACGCACAGCAGCATCAGCTTCCAGGTGCGGCACGCGATGGTCACCAACGTCCGCGGCACCTTCGGCAAGCACGAGGGGACGCTGAGCCTGGACGGCTCGAAGCCGGAGAACTCCTCCGCGTCGATCGACGTGGAGATCGAGAGCATCGACACCGGTGCGCCGGACCGCGACGGTCACCTGCGCAGCGCCGACTTCTTCGACGTCGAGACGTTCCCCAAGATGACCTTCCGCTCGACGGGCGCCGAGCAGGTCGGCGGCGACGAGTACCGCATCACCGGTGACCTCACCATCAAGGATGTCACCAAGCCGCTCACCATCGACCTGGAGTTCCACGGCAAGGCCACGGACCCCTACGGCAACGAGCGCGTCGGTTTCGAGGGCGGCACCACCATCTCGCGCTCCGACTGGGGCCTGACCTGGAACGCGGCGCTGGAGACCGGCGGCGTGGTGGTCAGTGACAAGGTGAAGCTGCTCTTCGACATCTCGGCGATCAAGAACAAGCCCGAGGCCGTCTGA
- a CDS encoding discoidin domain-containing protein, with the protein MPPRTSLLATTTLALLALSAPLAFSAPPQPRAVQAAAAWNTDRAAEAVAAGPAAVTTSGTENAGTPATGAFDNNPTTRWASNFADNAWIQVDLGSVIRVSQVKLEWEAAYGKQYVLEISRNGTDWTDFYTENEGTGGTVTAHTYPQEATGRYVRMRGVERATAWGYSLFSFQVFGGEPAPASTTRSNLALNHPAYGNLYQHAGNSPAFVTDGGWPADLKADQSRWSSDWNQNRWVGVDLGAQSTIQSVDLYWEAAYAVNFDLQVSDDNRNWRTVYQPSAAQIAERRANIKSPGDAVGRHDTINLPTPATGRYVRMLGKERRSFYNPAPSTAQFGYSLYEFQVWGTGGSAAAAYPALPQNPGGAYRQTFFDDFTGSGLDRNKWRVVRTGQEMGSVNGESQAYVDSPDNIKTQNGALVLESKYCKGCTTVPGGGTYDFTSGRVDTNTKFDFTYGRVSARVKLPVGDGFWPAFWLLGSDVDDPSVSWPGSGETDIMENVGYANWTSTALHGPGYSAAGNVGKSQTFPNGGRVDQWHTYAVEWTPEGMVFTVDGQVVQTTSRQKLESTRGQWVFDHNQYVILNLALGGAYPAGHNQVTTPYWGLPQSSVDRVAQGGVKAEIDWVRVEQK; encoded by the coding sequence ATGCCCCCACGTACGTCCTTACTCGCGACCACCACCCTCGCCCTGCTCGCGCTGTCGGCGCCGCTCGCCTTCAGCGCGCCGCCGCAGCCGCGCGCCGTCCAGGCCGCCGCGGCCTGGAACACCGACCGCGCGGCGGAAGCCGTCGCGGCCGGACCGGCGGCCGTCACCACCTCCGGCACCGAGAACGCCGGCACCCCCGCCACCGGCGCCTTCGACAACAACCCCACCACTCGGTGGGCGAGCAACTTCGCCGACAACGCCTGGATCCAGGTCGACCTCGGCAGCGTCATCCGCGTCAGTCAGGTCAAGCTCGAATGGGAAGCCGCCTACGGCAAGCAGTACGTCCTGGAGATCTCCAGGAACGGCACCGACTGGACGGACTTCTACACCGAGAACGAGGGCACCGGCGGCACCGTCACCGCGCACACCTACCCGCAGGAGGCCACCGGGCGCTACGTCCGGATGCGCGGCGTCGAGCGCGCCACCGCCTGGGGCTACTCCCTCTTCTCCTTCCAGGTCTTCGGCGGTGAACCCGCCCCCGCCTCCACCACGCGCAGCAACCTGGCGCTGAACCACCCCGCGTACGGCAACCTCTACCAGCACGCGGGCAACTCCCCGGCCTTCGTCACCGACGGCGGCTGGCCGGCCGACCTCAAGGCCGACCAGTCCCGCTGGTCGAGCGACTGGAACCAGAACCGCTGGGTCGGCGTGGATCTCGGCGCACAGTCCACGATCCAGTCCGTCGACCTGTACTGGGAGGCGGCCTACGCGGTCAACTTCGACCTCCAGGTCTCCGACGACAACCGCAACTGGCGCACCGTGTACCAGCCTTCGGCCGCGCAGATCGCCGAGCGCCGGGCGAACATCAAGTCACCGGGCGACGCCGTCGGCAGGCACGACACGATCAATCTGCCGACCCCGGCGACCGGCCGCTATGTGCGGATGCTGGGCAAGGAGCGCCGCTCCTTCTACAACCCGGCGCCGTCGACGGCGCAGTTCGGCTACTCGCTGTACGAGTTCCAGGTCTGGGGCACCGGTGGCAGCGCGGCCGCGGCGTACCCCGCACTGCCGCAGAACCCGGGCGGCGCCTACCGGCAGACCTTCTTCGACGACTTCACCGGATCCGGCCTCGACCGCAACAAGTGGCGCGTGGTGCGCACCGGCCAGGAGATGGGCTCCGTCAACGGCGAGTCGCAGGCGTACGTGGACTCGCCGGACAACATCAAGACCCAGAACGGCGCGCTCGTCCTGGAGTCGAAGTACTGCAAGGGCTGCACCACGGTGCCGGGCGGCGGCACGTACGACTTCACCTCCGGCCGCGTCGACACCAACACCAAGTTCGACTTCACGTACGGCAGGGTCAGCGCCCGTGTGAAGCTGCCCGTCGGCGACGGCTTCTGGCCGGCGTTCTGGCTGCTGGGCAGCGACGTCGACGACCCGTCGGTGTCCTGGCCCGGCTCGGGCGAGACGGACATCATGGAGAACGTGGGCTACGCCAACTGGACGAGCACCGCGCTGCACGGCCCCGGCTACTCGGCCGCGGGCAACGTCGGCAAGTCGCAGACCTTCCCGAACGGCGGCCGGGTCGACCAGTGGCACACCTACGCCGTCGAGTGGACGCCCGAGGGCATGGTCTTCACCGTCGACGGCCAGGTCGTACAGACCACGTCGCGGCAGAAGCTGGAGTCGACCCGGGGGCAGTGGGTCTTCGACCACAACCAGTACGTGATCCTCAACCTGGCGCTGGGCGGCGCCTATCCGGCCGGGCACAACCAGGTCACCACGCCGTACTGGGGCCTGCCCCAGTCGAGCGTCGACAGGGTCGCGCAGGGCGGGGTGAAGGCGGAGATCGACTGGGTGCGGGTGGAGCAGAAGTAG
- a CDS encoding GH1 family beta-glucosidase, producing MNATPVQDLARPTAAIKGLPADFRWGVATSAYQIEGAAAEDGRTPSIWDTFCRVPGAVEGGEHGDVACDHYHRMPQDVELIAGLGVDTYRFSLAWPRIQPGGRGPANEQGLDFYKRLVDELHGRNITPWITLYHWDLPQELEDAGGWPARDTAYRFADYAALAYDALGDSVEHWTTLNEPWCSAVLGYDAGVHAPGRKDFGDSIRAVHHLLLGHGLASRRIRDAAGDNPLELGITLNLGTATPETDSEADREACRRADGQGRRLYLDPLVHGRYPEDVVADLALRGAELPVQDGDLEIIANPLDVLGVNFYRGALFSGVTESGSPVDDDGLPVTRGVPRDLPRTAMDWEITPTELTDLLLGVQEDYAIPTVITENGAAFDDTVAADGSVPDADRTAYLADHLAAVAEARAQGADVRGYFAWSLMDNFEWAYGYDKRFGIVRVDYDTQVRTLKDSAKWYRDTIGLTREAR from the coding sequence ATGAACGCCACCCCCGTCCAGGACCTCGCCCGCCCCACCGCGGCGATCAAGGGCCTGCCCGCCGACTTCCGTTGGGGCGTCGCCACCTCCGCCTACCAGATCGAGGGAGCGGCTGCCGAGGACGGCAGGACCCCCTCGATCTGGGACACCTTCTGCCGGGTACCGGGAGCGGTGGAAGGCGGTGAGCACGGCGACGTGGCGTGCGACCACTACCACCGGATGCCGCAGGACGTGGAGCTGATCGCGGGCCTCGGCGTCGACACGTACCGCTTCTCGCTCGCCTGGCCGCGCATCCAGCCCGGCGGGCGCGGGCCGGCCAACGAGCAGGGCCTGGACTTCTACAAGCGCCTCGTCGACGAGCTGCACGGCAGGAACATCACCCCCTGGATCACGCTCTACCACTGGGACCTGCCGCAGGAGTTGGAGGACGCGGGCGGCTGGCCGGCGCGTGACACCGCCTACCGCTTCGCCGACTACGCGGCGCTCGCCTACGACGCGCTCGGCGACAGCGTCGAGCACTGGACCACGCTCAACGAGCCCTGGTGCTCGGCGGTCCTCGGCTACGACGCGGGCGTCCACGCCCCCGGCCGCAAGGACTTCGGCGACTCCATCCGCGCCGTGCACCACCTCCTGCTCGGCCACGGACTCGCCTCGCGGCGCATCCGCGACGCCGCGGGCGACAACCCGCTCGAACTCGGCATCACCCTCAACCTCGGTACGGCGACACCCGAGACCGACAGCGAGGCCGACCGCGAGGCGTGCCGCCGCGCAGACGGCCAGGGCCGGCGCCTCTACCTCGACCCGCTCGTCCACGGCCGCTACCCCGAGGACGTCGTCGCCGACCTGGCACTGCGCGGCGCCGAACTGCCCGTCCAGGACGGCGACCTGGAGATCATCGCCAATCCGCTGGACGTCCTCGGCGTCAACTTCTACCGGGGAGCCCTGTTCTCCGGCGTCACCGAGAGCGGTTCCCCGGTGGACGACGACGGGCTGCCCGTCACCCGCGGCGTGCCCCGTGACCTGCCCCGTACCGCCATGGACTGGGAGATCACGCCGACCGAACTCACCGACCTCCTCCTGGGCGTCCAGGAGGACTACGCCATCCCCACCGTCATCACCGAGAACGGAGCGGCCTTCGACGACACCGTCGCCGCCGACGGCTCCGTCCCGGACGCGGACCGGACCGCGTACCTCGCGGACCATCTCGCTGCCGTCGCCGAGGCGCGCGCACAGGGCGCCGACGTACGCGGCTATTTCGCCTGGTCGCTGATGGACAACTTCGAGTGGGCGTACGGCTACGACAAGCGCTTCGGCATTGTCCGCGTCGACTACGACACCCAGGTCAGGACCCTCAAGGACAGCGCCAAGTGGTACCGCGACACGATCGGACTCACCCGCGAGGCGCGATAG
- a CDS encoding ABC transporter ATP-binding protein, translated as MTTGRPVLTISGLNVDYGTGPGAVHALRDIDLTLHRGEVLGLAGESGSGKSTLAYAVTRLLSPPGVITGGDVHYHPPGGDAAPVDLLTLTPQQLRAFRWQELSIVFQGAMNSLNPVHTVHSQLTDVLKAHRPAMRSAERTARAEELLTLVGISRDRLGAFPHQLSGGMRQRVMIAMALALEPEIVIMDEPTTALDVVMQRQILRKLVALREELGFSVVFITHDISLLVEFSDRIAIMYGGRIVEEAGAAEIYRDPRHPYSDGLLHSFPALHGPRRELTGIPGSPPHLSAMPTGCAFHPRCGKAFDPCAGHVPALSAPDTAPDGAPERTVACWLHQSPPAASAAQSPDSATSAPGAATASAPGAGAPEPADDTSAARSG; from the coding sequence ATGACGACCGGTCGCCCCGTCCTCACCATCAGCGGCCTCAATGTCGATTACGGCACAGGCCCCGGCGCGGTCCACGCGCTGCGCGACATCGACCTGACCCTGCACCGCGGCGAGGTCCTCGGCCTCGCCGGCGAGTCGGGCTCCGGCAAGTCCACGCTCGCCTACGCCGTGACCCGGCTGCTCTCCCCGCCCGGGGTGATCACCGGCGGCGACGTCCACTACCACCCGCCGGGCGGCGACGCGGCCCCGGTGGACCTGCTGACGCTCACGCCGCAGCAGTTGCGCGCCTTCCGCTGGCAGGAGCTGTCGATCGTCTTCCAGGGCGCGATGAACTCCCTCAACCCCGTGCACACGGTGCACAGTCAGCTCACCGACGTGCTCAAGGCGCACCGTCCGGCCATGAGGTCGGCCGAGCGCACGGCGCGCGCCGAGGAGTTGCTGACCCTGGTCGGTATCTCCCGCGACCGGCTCGGCGCGTTCCCGCACCAGCTCTCGGGCGGCATGCGCCAGCGCGTGATGATCGCGATGGCGCTCGCCCTGGAGCCCGAGATCGTCATCATGGACGAACCGACCACCGCGCTCGACGTGGTGATGCAGCGTCAGATCCTGCGCAAGCTCGTCGCGCTCCGCGAGGAGCTCGGCTTCTCGGTCGTCTTCATCACCCATGACATCTCGCTGCTGGTCGAGTTCTCGGACCGGATCGCGATCATGTACGGCGGCCGGATCGTCGAGGAGGCGGGCGCCGCAGAGATCTACCGCGACCCGCGCCACCCCTACAGCGACGGGCTGCTCCACTCCTTCCCCGCGCTGCACGGCCCCCGCAGGGAGCTGACGGGCATCCCCGGCTCGCCGCCGCACCTGTCGGCGATGCCGACGGGCTGCGCCTTCCATCCGCGCTGCGGCAAGGCGTTCGACCCGTGCGCCGGGCACGTACCGGCGCTGTCCGCGCCGGACACCGCCCCGGACGGCGCGCCCGAACGCACCGTGGCCTGCTGGCTCCACCAGTCCCCGCCCGCCGCCTCCGCCGCACAGTCCCCGGATTCCGCGACGTCCGCCCCGGGCGCCGCGACGGCGTCCGCGCCCGGCGCCGGGGCCCCGGAGCCGGCCGACGACACCTCGGCGGCCCGCTCCGGCTGA